The Fervidibacillus albus genome contains a region encoding:
- a CDS encoding chemotaxis protein CheA, translating into MEMNQYLEVFIEESREHLQNCNEQLLQLEKNPDNLAIVSEVFRSAHTLKGMSATMGYDDMANLTHQMENVLDEIRNGKLPVTSELIDLIFIAMDQLESIVESIASGGDGTADVQDTMDQLKTVGTKGGLSVPDEGNRKEGKGKIETKEESGSLKLTYDSYERTVLEQSYEQGYSAYEITVTLRSECLLKSARVYMVFNILEKLGDIIKSKPSVDQLEEEQFDLDFTVTVLTRDSKNDLVKKIMKVSEVESVSATKIALNQLQNEQNKKEQSIPQTDRVKKRDTDTTARGQTDAKKQKGNLHKTIRVNIDRLDELMNLFEELVIDRGRLEQISKELSHPELTDTVEKMSRVSSNLQSIILTMRMVPVETVFNRFPKMVRQLARELQKKINLQIIGQDTELDRTVIDQIGDPIVHLLRNSIDHGIEMPEERIKKGKPEEGSIELKAYHSGNHVFIEITDDGAGIDREKVLEKAVRKGIVTEEKIARLTDKEVYDFIFSSGFSTAEKITDISGRGVGLDVVKNTIESLGGAITVQSERNRGTRFTIQLPLTLTIISVMLVEIKQEKYAIPLTSIIETAIIKRSEIQYAHEQPVIDFRGKVVPLIYLKDVFQVPGEELADDFLSIVIVRKGEKMAALVVDSFIGQQEIVLKSLGNYLTNVFAISGATILGNGQVALIIDCNALIK; encoded by the coding sequence ATGGAAATGAATCAATATTTGGAAGTTTTCATCGAAGAAAGTAGGGAACATTTACAAAACTGTAACGAGCAACTGCTTCAGTTAGAAAAAAATCCAGATAATTTGGCAATTGTTAGCGAAGTTTTCCGCTCCGCCCATACGTTAAAGGGGATGTCTGCAACGATGGGTTATGACGATATGGCCAATTTAACCCATCAAATGGAAAATGTCCTCGACGAAATACGTAATGGAAAATTGCCGGTTACATCGGAATTAATCGATTTAATTTTTATTGCTATGGATCAGTTGGAATCGATCGTTGAATCCATCGCATCTGGTGGTGATGGAACGGCGGACGTTCAAGATACGATGGATCAATTAAAAACGGTTGGAACGAAAGGGGGGTTATCTGTCCCAGACGAGGGGAATAGAAAGGAAGGTAAAGGAAAAATAGAAACAAAGGAAGAAAGTGGGTCATTGAAGCTAACGTACGATTCATACGAAAGAACTGTCCTCGAGCAGTCGTATGAGCAAGGATATTCCGCATATGAAATAACTGTCACGTTACGGTCGGAATGTTTATTGAAATCGGCGAGAGTTTATATGGTTTTCAACATTTTAGAAAAATTAGGCGATATTATCAAGTCGAAGCCGTCCGTTGATCAGTTAGAAGAAGAACAATTCGATTTGGACTTTACGGTTACGGTCTTAACCAGAGATTCTAAGAATGATCTTGTCAAGAAGATTATGAAAGTTTCAGAGGTTGAAAGCGTAAGTGCAACAAAGATTGCTTTAAACCAACTTCAAAACGAGCAAAATAAAAAGGAACAATCAATACCTCAAACCGATCGAGTGAAAAAAAGAGATACAGATACAACCGCTCGGGGGCAAACCGACGCGAAAAAGCAAAAAGGAAATTTACATAAAACGATTCGAGTGAATATCGATCGCCTCGATGAATTGATGAACTTATTCGAAGAACTCGTTATCGATCGGGGACGGTTGGAACAAATTAGTAAAGAATTGAGCCATCCGGAATTAACGGACACGGTGGAAAAAATGTCGCGGGTCTCCAGTAATTTACAATCGATAATATTAACGATGCGGATGGTTCCGGTCGAAACCGTGTTCAATCGATTTCCGAAAATGGTCCGCCAATTGGCCCGAGAGTTACAAAAGAAAATTAACCTTCAAATTATCGGTCAAGATACGGAACTAGATCGAACCGTAATCGACCAAATTGGTGATCCGATCGTTCACTTACTCCGCAATTCGATTGACCACGGTATAGAAATGCCAGAAGAACGTATAAAAAAAGGGAAGCCGGAAGAGGGCTCTATCGAATTGAAGGCTTATCATAGTGGAAACCACGTATTTATAGAAATCACTGATGACGGCGCGGGGATCGATCGGGAAAAAGTATTGGAAAAAGCCGTTCGGAAAGGTATCGTAACGGAGGAGAAAATCGCTCGGTTAACGGATAAGGAAGTGTACGATTTCATATTTTCTTCCGGTTTTTCGACGGCGGAAAAAATTACGGATATTTCCGGTCGTGGGGTCGGTTTGGATGTGGTGAAAAACACGATCGAATCGTTAGGTGGTGCGATTACTGTCCAATCGGAACGAAATCGAGGAACGCGATTTACGATTCAACTACCGCTTACGTTGACGATTATCTCCGTCATGCTTGTGGAAATAAAACAGGAAAAATATGCGATTCCGTTAACATCAATCATCGAAACTGCCATCATTAAACGGTCAGAAATTCAATACGCCCACGAACAACCGGTGATCGATTTTCGAGGAAAAGTCGTACCGCTCATATATTTAAAAGATGTTTTCCAAGTGCCTGGCGAAGAACTAGCGGACGACTTTTTATCCATCGTCATCGTTCGGAAAGGGGAGAAGATGGCTGCCCTTGTTGTCGATTCTTTTATCGGCCAACAAGAGATCGTATTAAAATCCCTCGGAAACTATTTAACAAACGTGTTTGCAATTTCCGGTGCTACGATCCTCGGAAATGGACAAGTCGCATTAATCATCGATTGTAACGCCTTAATTAAATAG
- a CDS encoding chemotaxis protein CheW: protein MIDNTTEKLTKIVAFSINDKEYGVDVQNVVSIEKMMPITRVPNVPTYIKGVINLRGVIIPIIDLRSRFQIEEKPYDEHTRIIIMKVKDKRVGLIVDLANDVIQIDGEKLESQPEIIGVEKKQYIDGIMNIEDRLLIILNIEQIVNVQLSKRNEGGM from the coding sequence ATGATCGACAATACGACAGAAAAATTAACAAAGATTGTCGCCTTCTCCATTAACGATAAGGAATATGGGGTCGATGTCCAAAACGTTGTATCCATTGAAAAAATGATGCCTATTACGCGGGTTCCGAATGTTCCAACGTATATTAAAGGAGTAATTAATCTTCGTGGGGTAATTATTCCGATTATCGATTTGCGCAGTCGGTTCCAGATTGAAGAAAAACCTTATGATGAACATACTCGTATTATCATTATGAAAGTGAAGGATAAACGGGTCGGCTTAATCGTCGATTTGGCTAACGATGTCATTCAAATCGATGGGGAAAAACTAGAGTCTCAACCGGAAATTATCGGTGTGGAAAAAAAGCAATATATTGACGGAATAATGAATATTGAAGACAGGCTTCTAATTATTTTAAATATCGAACAAATTGTCAATGTTCAGCTCAGTAAGCGGAATGAAGGTGGCATGTGA
- a CDS encoding chemotaxis protein CheC: MKVACELIFNQLQLDILKEIGNIGAGNASSALSELLNKKIEMKVPRVRLVSFEDMMELYGNADKQVASIFLPFSGDLTGNMFFVLSVEKASVFIQHLPGMEQYSFQQAPYADLAISAFQELGNILAGSYLTALSEFLRLSIYPSVPGVSIDMFGAIISYGLIEISKVSDHAIVIDTEINDPFSLDGNEFIKGHFLLLPDPNSFQKIFSSLGVNS, from the coding sequence ATGAAGGTGGCATGTGAATTGATCTTTAATCAGCTGCAGTTGGATATTTTAAAAGAAATTGGAAACATCGGTGCGGGGAATGCTTCCTCCGCCCTTTCCGAACTTTTAAATAAAAAAATTGAGATGAAAGTTCCGCGGGTTCGGCTAGTAAGTTTTGAAGACATGATGGAACTTTACGGTAATGCAGATAAACAGGTCGCATCAATCTTTTTACCGTTTTCAGGCGATTTAACAGGCAATATGTTTTTCGTCCTATCTGTGGAAAAAGCATCCGTATTTATTCAACATTTACCCGGTATGGAACAGTATTCATTTCAACAAGCTCCATACGCTGACTTGGCCATATCGGCATTTCAAGAATTAGGAAACATTTTAGCTGGTTCTTATTTAACCGCATTGTCAGAATTTTTACGGCTATCGATTTACCCGTCCGTACCTGGTGTAAGTATCGATATGTTTGGGGCAATCATAAGCTACGGCTTAATTGAAATTTCCAAAGTAAGTGATCATGCAATCGTCATCGATACGGAAATCAATGATCCTTTTTCTCTAGATGGAAATGAATTCATTAAGGGGCATTTTCTTCTGCTACCTGACCCGAATTCGTTTCAAAAAATATTTTCTAGTTTAGGGGTCAATTCATAA
- a CDS encoding chemotaxis protein CheD, whose amino-acid sequence MLETKKTIKVGIADMKVAKAPNILRTAGLGSCVGVILYDVNKKIAGMAHIMLPDSSLARGKTVHSAKYADTAIDALIQELEHVGVYKYHMKAKIAGGAQMFQVASKSEIMRIGPRNVEAVKREIQKYRIPIVAEDTGGSNGRTIEFNPENGVLTIRTVNLGIKEI is encoded by the coding sequence ATGTTGGAAACGAAAAAAACGATCAAAGTCGGTATAGCGGATATGAAGGTTGCAAAAGCCCCAAATATATTACGGACCGCAGGACTAGGGTCGTGCGTCGGTGTGATCCTTTACGATGTAAACAAAAAAATCGCTGGTATGGCTCATATCATGCTTCCCGATTCATCTTTAGCACGGGGAAAAACGGTACATTCAGCAAAATATGCTGATACCGCAATCGATGCGTTAATTCAGGAGCTAGAACACGTCGGTGTATATAAATACCATATGAAAGCGAAAATTGCCGGTGGTGCCCAAATGTTCCAAGTCGCTTCGAAAAGTGAAATTATGCGAATTGGCCCGAGAAATGTGGAAGCGGTCAAAAGGGAAATACAAAAATACCGGATTCCGATTGTAGCAGAAGATACGGGGGGATCAAACGGACGAACGATCGAATTTAATCCGGAAAACGGTGTATTAACGATTCGAACGGTGAACTTAGGAATTAAGGAAATATAA
- a CDS encoding FliA/WhiG family RNA polymerase sigma factor — translation MPYNSGKDEKDEQRLFKNWLENRDENAANLLVKKYLPLVNIIVDKIQRSLPKSVSKDELFSLGMFGLYEALEKYDPDRQLKFETYASFRIRGSILDGLRKEDWLPRKTREKTKKIEKIIATLEQKYLRNVTVQEVAEEAGMSVSEVSTLLEDSFFANVLSIDDHEHDHEEEMPSFVIRDDEMKTPEEEMVYTENIEELAEAITKLSKKEQYVLSLFYQEDLTFTEIGQILDLSTSRISQIHRKAITKLKQLLRSTV, via the coding sequence ATGCCCTATAATTCTGGCAAAGACGAAAAGGATGAACAACGATTATTTAAAAATTGGCTGGAAAACCGGGATGAAAATGCTGCAAATCTCCTCGTGAAAAAATATCTTCCACTCGTCAATATCATCGTCGATAAAATCCAACGTTCGCTCCCAAAGTCCGTAAGTAAGGATGAGCTATTCAGTTTAGGAATGTTTGGACTTTATGAGGCATTAGAAAAATACGATCCCGACCGTCAATTAAAATTTGAAACGTACGCCTCGTTCCGAATTCGAGGATCCATTTTAGACGGACTGCGGAAGGAAGATTGGCTGCCAAGAAAAACGAGGGAAAAGACGAAAAAAATCGAAAAGATCATCGCCACTTTAGAACAAAAATATTTACGAAACGTCACCGTTCAAGAAGTTGCTGAGGAGGCGGGAATGTCCGTTTCCGAAGTATCCACCCTTTTGGAGGACAGTTTTTTTGCGAACGTTTTGTCGATCGATGACCATGAACACGATCACGAAGAGGAAATGCCTTCTTTTGTCATACGGGACGACGAAATGAAAACACCAGAAGAAGAAATGGTATATACAGAAAACATCGAGGAATTGGCCGAAGCGATCACAAAACTTTCCAAAAAGGAACAATACGTGTTAAGCTTGTTTTATCAAGAGGATTTGACCTTCACAGAAATCGGACAAATTCTTGACCTTTCGACATCTAGAATTTCTCAAATCCATCGAAAAGCGATTACAAAGTTAAAACAATTGTTACGGTCAACTGTTTGA
- the rpsB gene encoding 30S ribosomal protein S2 encodes MSVISMKQLLEAGVHFGHQTRRWNPKMKKYIFTERNGIYIIDLQKTVKKVEEAYNFMKQLAADGGKVLFVGTKKQAQESVKAEAERVGMYYVNHRWLGGTLTNFETIQKRVQRLKEIEKMAEDGTFDVLPKKEVVGLKKEKEKLEKFLGGIKEMNQLPDCLFVIDPRKERIAVQEARKLNIPIVGIVDTNCDPDEIDYVIPANDDAIRAVKLLTGKMADAIMEANQGEEVNETAEEMVEAE; translated from the coding sequence ATGTCTGTTATATCCATGAAACAACTATTGGAAGCCGGTGTCCATTTCGGTCACCAAACGCGCCGTTGGAATCCGAAAATGAAAAAATACATTTTTACGGAACGAAACGGAATTTACATTATCGACTTACAAAAAACGGTGAAAAAAGTCGAAGAAGCGTACAACTTTATGAAACAATTAGCTGCTGACGGTGGCAAAGTTTTATTCGTAGGTACGAAAAAACAAGCTCAAGAATCCGTAAAAGCAGAAGCTGAACGCGTAGGTATGTACTATGTGAACCATCGTTGGTTAGGTGGTACTTTAACGAACTTTGAGACGATTCAAAAACGCGTACAACGTTTGAAAGAAATTGAAAAAATGGCTGAAGACGGTACGTTCGACGTATTGCCGAAAAAAGAAGTCGTCGGCTTGAAAAAGGAAAAGGAAAAGCTTGAAAAATTCCTCGGCGGCATAAAAGAAATGAATCAACTTCCGGATTGCTTATTTGTAATCGATCCGCGCAAAGAACGGATTGCGGTTCAAGAAGCTCGCAAATTAAATATTCCAATCGTCGGTATTGTCGACACAAATTGTGATCCTGACGAAATTGATTACGTTATTCCAGCAAACGATGACGCCATCCGTGCCGTAAAACTTTTAACGGGTAAAATGGCTGATGCGATTATGGAAGCAAACCAAGGTGAAGAAGTGAACGAAACGGCCGAAGAAATGGTTGAAGCCGAGTAA
- the tsf gene encoding translation elongation factor Ts — protein MAITAQMVKELREKTGAGMMDCKKALTETNGDMEKAVDYLREKGIAKAAKKADRIAAEGTTFILTEGNDAVILEVNAETDFVAKNESFKNLVNDLSAHLLKAKPSTVDEALGQTMDNGSTMSEYINAAIAKIGEKITLRRFEIVSKTDQDVFGAYLHMGGRISVLTVLEGTNDEAVAKDVAMHAAALNPKYVSRDQVPQTEIDHEREVLKQQALNEGKPEKIVEKMVEGRLGKFFEEICLLEQNFVKNPDVKVKQYVQSNNATLKSFIRYEVGEGLEKRQDNFAEEVMNQVKK, from the coding sequence ATGGCAATTACAGCCCAAATGGTAAAGGAACTTCGGGAAAAAACCGGAGCAGGTATGATGGATTGTAAAAAAGCGTTAACGGAAACGAACGGTGATATGGAAAAGGCCGTCGATTATTTGCGTGAAAAAGGTATTGCGAAAGCAGCGAAAAAGGCTGACCGGATCGCAGCAGAAGGAACGACTTTCATTTTAACGGAAGGTAACGATGCAGTTATTTTAGAAGTAAATGCCGAAACGGATTTCGTTGCGAAAAACGAATCGTTCAAAAACCTCGTAAATGATCTTTCTGCCCACTTATTAAAAGCAAAACCGTCCACCGTCGATGAAGCATTAGGACAAACGATGGACAACGGTTCGACAATGTCTGAATACATTAATGCTGCCATTGCAAAAATCGGTGAAAAAATTACGTTGCGCCGTTTCGAAATTGTATCGAAAACGGATCAAGATGTATTCGGTGCTTATTTGCACATGGGCGGTCGCATTTCCGTATTAACTGTATTGGAAGGAACGAACGATGAGGCGGTTGCCAAGGACGTTGCCATGCATGCAGCTGCGCTAAATCCGAAGTACGTATCGAGGGATCAAGTGCCGCAAACGGAAATCGATCACGAGCGGGAAGTATTGAAGCAACAAGCGTTAAATGAAGGAAAACCGGAAAAAATTGTTGAAAAAATGGTGGAAGGTCGCCTCGGTAAATTTTTCGAAGAAATTTGCTTGTTGGAACAAAATTTCGTTAAAAATCCAGACGTAAAAGTAAAACAATATGTACAATCTAATAACGCTACGTTGAAGTCATTCATTCGTTACGAAGTAGGCGAAGGATTAGAAAAACGCCAAGACAACTTCGCGGAAGAAGTTATGAACCAAGTGAAAAAATAA
- the pyrH gene encoding UMP kinase translates to MTKPKYERIVLKLSGEALAGEQGFGINPKIIKSIAGQIKEVAEMGVEVAVVVGGGNIWRGKIGSEMGMDRATADYMGMLATVMNSLALQDSLEQLGIGTRVQTSIEMRQVAEPYIRRRAIRHLEKKRVVIFAGGTGNPYFSTDTTAALRAAEIEADVILMAKNNVDGVYTADPLKDKSAKKFEELSFLDVIKDGLQVMDSTASSLCMDNDIPLIVFSIMEEGNIKKVVLGENIGTVVRGKTNDQGSN, encoded by the coding sequence ATGACGAAACCAAAATATGAACGAATCGTTTTAAAATTAAGCGGTGAGGCTTTAGCTGGAGAACAAGGTTTCGGGATTAATCCGAAGATCATCAAGTCAATCGCCGGTCAAATAAAAGAAGTGGCCGAAATGGGCGTAGAAGTTGCTGTCGTCGTCGGTGGAGGAAATATTTGGCGTGGAAAAATCGGAAGCGAAATGGGAATGGACAGGGCCACAGCGGATTATATGGGAATGTTAGCGACCGTAATGAATTCCCTCGCTTTACAAGACAGTTTGGAACAGCTCGGAATTGGAACGCGGGTTCAAACGTCGATCGAAATGCGGCAAGTAGCAGAACCGTATATCCGCCGGAGAGCCATTCGCCATTTAGAAAAAAAACGGGTCGTTATATTTGCTGGTGGCACCGGAAATCCGTATTTCTCAACGGATACAACGGCAGCTTTACGGGCTGCTGAAATCGAAGCAGATGTCATTTTGATGGCGAAAAACAATGTGGATGGGGTATACACTGCAGACCCGTTAAAGGATAAATCTGCGAAAAAATTCGAAGAACTATCCTTTTTAGACGTTATTAAAGATGGATTACAAGTAATGGATTCCACCGCTTCATCGTTATGTATGGACAACGACATCCCGCTTATTGTATTCTCAATAATGGAGGAAGGAAATATTAAAAAAGTTGTGCTCGGTGAAAATATCGGAACTGTTGTGAGGGGGAAAACGAATGACCAAGGAAGTAATTGA
- the frr gene encoding ribosome recycling factor, giving the protein MTKEVIDVAKNKMEKAIQAFSRELASIRAGRANASLLDKINVEYYGVPTPINQLASISVPEARMLVIQPYDKSVVGEVEKAILKSDLGLNPTSDGSILRIVIPPLTEERRKELVKLVKKESEEAKVAVRNVRRDANEDLKKLEKSGEITEDDLRRFTEDVQTITNDHIAKIDQLMKEKEKEILEV; this is encoded by the coding sequence ATGACCAAGGAAGTAATTGATGTTGCGAAAAACAAAATGGAAAAAGCAATTCAAGCCTTTTCCCGGGAATTGGCAAGCATCCGCGCAGGACGAGCCAACGCATCTTTGTTAGATAAAATAAACGTTGAATATTACGGTGTACCGACGCCGATCAATCAATTGGCCTCCATTTCGGTCCCGGAAGCTCGTATGCTCGTCATCCAACCGTACGATAAATCCGTCGTCGGTGAAGTGGAAAAGGCGATATTGAAATCCGATTTAGGGTTAAATCCGACGAGCGATGGATCGATTCTCCGGATCGTTATCCCGCCATTAACGGAAGAACGGCGAAAAGAATTAGTGAAACTTGTAAAAAAAGAATCCGAAGAAGCGAAAGTAGCGGTTAGAAATGTGCGGCGGGACGCCAACGAAGACTTGAAAAAGTTAGAAAAATCCGGAGAAATTACGGAGGATGATTTGCGGAGATTTACCGAAGATGTCCAAACGATTACGAACGATCACATTGCAAAAATCGATCAATTAATGAAAGAGAAGGAAAAGGAAATATTAGAAGTGTAA
- a CDS encoding isoprenyl transferase: MFLKQWVKKSKTESLSERIERTKQMDVPSHIAIIMDGNGRWARKRSLPRIAGHHEGMKVVRKITKLANELGVNTLTLYAFSTENWKRPKDEVNYLMTLPEQFLDVYLPELVEKNVQVRMMGMREQIPPHTLRAVGKAIDDTKKNTGMILNFALNYGSRLEILNAIKTIVNDAKNGIINENDLNDELFSQYLMTKDYRDPDLLIRTSGEIRLSNFMLWQIAYTELWFTDVLWPDFNEHLFLDAIEQYQKRSRRFGGI; the protein is encoded by the coding sequence ATGTTCCTAAAACAATGGGTAAAAAAATCGAAAACGGAATCATTGTCAGAACGAATTGAACGAACAAAACAAATGGATGTCCCTTCCCATATCGCCATTATTATGGATGGGAACGGACGTTGGGCTAGGAAAAGATCGTTGCCACGGATTGCCGGTCATCACGAAGGTATGAAGGTTGTTAGAAAAATCACGAAACTAGCAAATGAACTAGGTGTTAACACCCTTACATTGTACGCTTTTTCTACAGAAAATTGGAAACGCCCAAAGGATGAAGTGAATTATTTAATGACCCTTCCTGAACAATTTTTGGACGTATACCTTCCCGAACTCGTCGAAAAAAACGTGCAAGTACGAATGATGGGAATGAGAGAACAAATTCCTCCCCATACTTTACGGGCAGTTGGAAAGGCAATCGATGATACGAAGAAAAATACAGGAATGATTTTGAATTTTGCTTTAAACTACGGAAGTCGTTTGGAAATTCTCAATGCAATCAAAACGATCGTAAATGATGCAAAAAATGGTATAATAAACGAAAATGATTTAAATGATGAACTATTTTCCCAATATTTGATGACGAAGGATTATCGCGATCCGGATTTACTCATTCGAACGAGTGGAGAAATTCGTTTGAGCAATTTTATGTTATGGCAAATTGCGTATACGGAACTTTGGTTTACGGATGTCCTTTGGCCTGACTTTAACGAACATTTATTTTTGGACGCCATCGAACAGTATCAAAAACGTTCCCGCCGTTTTGGGGGAATTTAA
- a CDS encoding phosphatidate cytidylyltransferase encodes MKQRIVTAIIAASVFLPIVYIGNFPFILLVYLMASIALFEMMRMKQIPSISLPAIVSLFSLWVFLLPTEYESFPIHIDMAVKGKVFLFLVLLLLIITVISNNRYSFDEIGFLILSVLYTGIGFYYLMETRFTGLLFVFFSLFLIWATDSGAYFIGRAMGKRKLAPTISPNKTVEGAIGGIVFAIIVALSFYFFSDLQNGIDLIRLIILSIFMSVFGQLGDLVESALKRHYGVKDSGSILPGHGGILDRTDSWLFVMPLFQFLFTL; translated from the coding sequence ATGAAACAACGAATTGTAACGGCGATCATTGCCGCATCCGTCTTTTTACCGATTGTGTATATTGGGAACTTTCCGTTTATTCTCCTCGTTTATTTGATGGCATCGATCGCCTTGTTTGAAATGATGCGTATGAAACAAATCCCATCCATTTCATTGCCGGCAATCGTATCGTTATTTTCGTTATGGGTTTTTCTTTTACCGACCGAATATGAAAGCTTTCCTATACATATAGATATGGCAGTAAAAGGGAAAGTTTTTTTATTTCTCGTACTACTTTTACTGATAATAACCGTCATCAGTAATAATCGCTATTCCTTCGATGAAATCGGCTTTCTCATCTTGTCCGTATTGTACACAGGAATAGGCTTTTATTATTTAATGGAAACGCGATTTACTGGGCTTTTGTTTGTCTTTTTTTCGTTATTTCTCATTTGGGCGACGGACTCAGGTGCCTATTTTATCGGGCGGGCAATGGGAAAAAGGAAGCTTGCGCCTACGATTAGTCCGAATAAGACGGTGGAAGGAGCGATCGGTGGTATCGTATTCGCCATCATCGTTGCACTTTCCTTTTACTTTTTTTCCGACTTACAAAACGGAATCGATCTAATTCGATTGATCATCCTATCGATTTTTATGTCGGTATTCGGTCAACTCGGTGACTTAGTCGAATCAGCATTAAAACGCCATTACGGTGTGAAAGATTCCGGATCCATTTTGCCGGGCCACGGCGGGATTTTAGATCGGACAGACAGTTGGTTGTTCGTCATGCCGTTATTTCAATTTTTATTCACCTTATAA
- the dxr gene encoding 1-deoxy-D-xylulose-5-phosphate reductoisomerase — MNRKGISILGATGSIGKQTLDVIRNHRDAFRLVAFSVGKNIPLARKIIEEFQPEVVSVSHREDWLSLKSEYTGNIRFVYGMDGLIEVAVHPNADILVNAILGSVGLLPTLKAIETRKRIAIANKETLVTAGHLVMTKAREFDVEIIPVDSEHSAIFQSLQGENPKEIEKIILTASGGSFRDYSREELKNVTVEEALHHPNWSMGAKITIDSATMMNKGLEVIEAHWLFHVSYDQIDVLLHRESTIHSMVSFQDKSVIAQLGTPDMRIPIQYALTYPKRFPNLSEPLDLAKLGTLHFQRMDMKRFPCLQFAYEAGRMGGTMPVVLNAANEVAVNAFLEGKIRFLEIEDWIEKMMAKHHSISEPDLDTILQVDQETRNEMNHWESIKNGR; from the coding sequence TTGAATAGGAAAGGAATAAGTATTTTAGGTGCAACCGGATCGATCGGCAAGCAAACGTTGGACGTCATTCGAAACCATCGGGACGCGTTTCGATTAGTTGCCTTTAGCGTCGGAAAAAATATTCCGTTGGCAAGGAAAATCATCGAAGAATTTCAGCCGGAAGTCGTATCCGTTTCACATCGAGAAGATTGGTTGTCATTAAAATCGGAATATACTGGAAATATTCGTTTCGTATACGGAATGGATGGTTTGATTGAGGTGGCGGTTCATCCGAACGCCGATATTCTCGTAAATGCTATATTAGGTAGTGTTGGATTGCTCCCTACATTAAAGGCGATTGAAACGAGAAAACGAATTGCAATCGCCAATAAAGAAACGCTCGTTACCGCAGGGCATCTCGTCATGACGAAGGCGAGGGAGTTCGATGTCGAAATCATTCCAGTCGACAGTGAACATTCGGCTATTTTTCAATCATTACAAGGCGAAAATCCGAAAGAAATCGAAAAAATTATTTTGACGGCTTCTGGGGGAAGTTTTCGTGATTACAGCCGGGAAGAACTCAAAAATGTTACCGTTGAAGAAGCTTTACATCATCCGAATTGGTCGATGGGTGCTAAAATTACCATTGACTCTGCGACGATGATGAACAAAGGATTGGAAGTAATCGAAGCCCATTGGTTATTCCATGTAAGTTACGATCAAATCGATGTTCTCCTCCATCGGGAAAGCACGATTCATTCGATGGTGTCGTTCCAAGACAAAAGTGTGATTGCTCAATTAGGTACACCGGACATGCGAATCCCGATTCAATACGCCTTAACTTATCCAAAACGATTTCCAAACCTTTCTGAACCGCTCGATTTGGCAAAACTAGGTACCCTTCATTTTCAGCGGATGGATATGAAGCGATTTCCTTGTTTGCAATTTGCCTATGAAGCGGGTCGGATGGGTGGAACGATGCCCGTCGTGTTAAATGCGGCAAATGAAGTGGCTGTCAACGCCTTTTTAGAAGGGAAAATTCGATTTTTGGAAATTGAAGATTGGATTGAAAAGATGATGGCGAAACATCATTCGATTTCCGAACCGGACTTAGATACGATTTTACAAGTCGATCAAGAGACGAGAAATGAAATGAATCATTGGGAATCGATAAAAAACGGACGATAG